A window of Roseburia hominis A2-183 genomic DNA:
GTTCCTTTTCGTCCTTCCCGCTGAAACGCTTTACCTGCTTGTTGGTGCCGGATACCACAGCCTTCGGCACTGCTTTTACATAGTAGTAATACTCATCATCCTCAAACTGTAACCGCTCCGTTCTCGAGTAATCCAGGTTAAAGAACAAAAACTGTATCACAAATGCAATCAGAAGAGAGATTACATTGCCCACCAGCACGCTCACCGTCTTACCGGAAATTCCAAGAAGCATATAGCCCGCAATCAAACCTATCGTCTCAAACAGGATACCGGATGCAATCGCAATCTGCCATGCATTCGCAATGGACATTCTGCGAATCAGATACACAATGATCAGCGTCACAGCCATGATGCCGATCACGAGATACATTTCCTTGTTGCCGAGAAGCTGGTTTAACGCCACCACAATCTTGGAATTCGCCTCCGTGCTCTCTTCCGCCGCACCGCCGAGCAGCTTTTCATTCTGCCGGACTCCGTCGAGGAAAAAGTAAACCACCGTACCGCAGATCACTGCAAATACAGAATATGCCTCCTCCAGCAGTCCCATTCCAACCGGAATCACATACGGGATATTCAGCCGGAAGCAGATCGGCGTCAGCAATACGCCCATTCCCTGTCTGGGAGCAAAACGAAAATAGATAAAATAGATCAGCACAAACAGAAGAAGTGCGACCAGACATACCTCAATCGATAATGCATACATATCCGCCAGTATGACGACCGCCGCAATAAAGATCGTGCCGCCCACAGGCAGGATGGCACAGAGCAGTCCTAAAATCAGCGCCACCGGTGTGGAGCTGACCAGTTCCATGTAGCCGATGTTCCTGTCAATCGTCATCAGCGCCGCAAACGCCACGATAAACTTGACGATCGGTGTAATGTACACTTCGTATTTTCCGTAGAAGCGTACTAATTTTTCTTTGAGTTCCAATAAGGTTGTCATTCCATGCCTCCCGCTCTAATCCCAGTCTTTATGATCGGATGTCCGGAGGCGTTCTTCCCTCTCATACATCTGATTCACCTTTTTCAGGTTGTTGTAATACTTCTTCACCTTGCGGCGTCCCTCTGTGTATTTCATGTTAAATATTACCCACGTGGCTCCGAGGTAAATCACCATAAACACCAGATACGGCACTACCGCTGTCATGACAAGCCCCTGGATATCGAACTTGTTCAGCTTTGCAAGCAGCTCTTCCGTCGCATACAGCCCCCACATTCCCATCAGAAGCCCGTAGCAGATGGTTCCTGTCACGAAGCTCCCCAGCAGACGCATGGAAACATAATCTTTTCTCGCATACTGCGTCATCGGCTTACACTGTTTCCCGTCATTTGTATCAAACTGTGCCATCTTAATCAGGTGGCGCAATCGTTCTTCATTTACCATACAGTAGTTATCCTTTCTCCGCCCTGCCGTTCCAGCCTGCGCAGGTCAAAATTGCACGCAATTATGCATTCTTTTTTTATTATAACACAGCACTATTTATTTTCAAAGCAAAAAACAGAGCCCGATACCCAGGCCCTGTTGATTCTCTTGGTATTATTTGAGAAAACGCATGCGGTTTTTATCCCGCTCTGTCTCCTGCGGCGGCTCCGGCTTATGAATCGACTCTGCAAGCGCGTTCGCCATATTGTTCTTGCACTTCTCGCAAAATCTTCCCGTGCGGATCGGCTTCCCGCAGGTCTCACAGACAATGCCGTCTGCTCCTGCCACGGAAAGTGACAGACGCTCCTCGCGAATCCACTGTCTGATCTGCTTCACCGACACATCCAGCTCCTCAGCGACCGTCTCCACACTTGAATTCGGATTCTCCTCCAGGAAAGCCTTTACCTCCTGGAACTTCTCCTCAAGCTTTTTCTGACACGCCGGACAAAGCGGCGCTCCCCCCATATAGTTAAACAGGCGT
This region includes:
- a CDS encoding flagellar protein gives rise to the protein MEVRNCRSCGRLFNYMGGAPLCPACQKKLEEKFQEVKAFLEENPNSSVETVAEELDVSVKQIRQWIREERLSLSVAGADGIVCETCGKPIRTGRFCEKCKNNMANALAESIHKPEPPQETERDKNRMRFLK